TTTCCGGATGCGTTACGGTCACCGGTCCGCCTTCGGCTATCTGTTTTTTGAAAATCGGCACCACAGAACCGTTCGAGCCCAGCACATTCCCGAACCGCACCGTCACGAAATGCGTTTTGCTTGTATTGTTCAGGTCCTGAATATACATTTCCGCGATACGCTTGGATGACCCCATAATGCTGGTCGGGTTGACGGCCTTATCGGTGCTGATCATCACAAAATGCTCCGAACCCACCCGATCAGACGCATCTGCTACATTCATCGTTCCGATGACATTGTTCTTGATGGCCTCCCCGGGATTGATTTCCATCAGAGGCACATGCTTGTGAGCCGCCGCGTGAATCACTACTTCCGGACGAAACCGGTCAAAAATCTGATCCACGCGCACGCGGTCCGTAATATCACAAATCAGGGTTTCCAGCGGCACGTTCGGATAGGTCTTCCGCAGTTCTCCTTCAATAAAGAAAAGGGGATTTTCGGCCTGTTCCACCAGCAGCAGACATTTCGGACCAAATCCGCAGACCTGTCGGCACATCTCCGAACCAATCGACCCCCCCGCACCGGTTACCAGAATGGTCTTGCCTGTCAAGAACCGCCGAATCCCGTCAATGTCCAGCTTCACCTCTTCCCGCCCCAAGAGGTCATTGATATCCACATCGCGGATTTGGGAAACCCGCAGCTTGCCGGAGGCAATATCCGTAATCGACGGAACTGTACTGAACCGCAGTTTGGTCCCCTGACAGATTTGCACCACGCGGCGCATCTGTTTGGGTGTTGCACTGGGAATCGCTATGGCAATCTCATCCACGCTGTACTTCTGACAGATTTGCGGCAGCTGCTCGATGGTTTCAAGCACCGGCACCCCGTGGATTTTCATTCGATATTTCAGCGGGTCATCATCCACAAACCCGATAACCTGATAGGGGGTATCCTTATGCCGCATCATTTCGCGCAGCAGGGCCTCTCCGGCATCGCCGGCTCCGACAATTAAGAACCGACGCAGAGCTTTTCGGCTTTCTGCAAAAAACTCTTCATGATAAAGCCGAATCAGCATTCGAAGACCGGACAAAAGCATAATGGTGGTAAACAAATCGAGCATAATCACGCCTTCGATGGTCTTCTGAAACTCCAGGCACCGTTCGATTTCCAATTCCAAACGCAGACGTTCCTGGCTGTTGACCGGCAGAGACTGACTTTCTCTCCGCAGCACAGAGATGCGGCTTACGGAAAGCAGATTTTCCAGCCCCTTCAGGTTATAATAATGCTGTCGCAGATGAAGCGTCTCTTCGCTGGTCAGGGCCTCGGACAGCTGCGTTTCCAGCAGACGAACCTTTTTCTGAACGGCCTCCACCGAGGAGGCAGGCACAAAAGAATCGCCGAACCATCCGTATGAATACCAAAGGACCATCAGAATCACTGTGCTGACCAGGGAGGCCTTGGCAATCTGAATCAGGTCCGACATCCCGACATACCGCCACCACCCGCGATACTGATCAAACCGTCCAAAAACCAATAGTTTGACCGGTAAAACCACTGCCAGCAGGACAGGAAACGGATAAACCGCCCATCGGCGAAGCAGCTGCATATTAAACGCAAACAAGAAGGCCAGCGTCAAAGCCCCGACGAAAACAACTACATGAGCCAGAATAATCAGAGGTTTTCGGTAGAACAGGAGAAATGCCTTCCATCCCCCGTTGGTTGATGTCTTGTCAAGTTTACCCGGCTTCATTGGCTGCGAATCGACCGTCTGTTCAGTCATACAGAATCCTTCAAATCTTTGCTGCAGGTTTCCAAAGCAACTTCCACCTGAGTAATTCCGATTTTATCCACTTTCTTGCGCATCAGGGCATACAAAACCGTAATGGCGGAAAAGAAATAACTGACAACCAGCGCCATTACCAAGGCCACAATAAAAAGCAAACTCAGATAAATCATCCCCCAGGCCGTTTTTTCCGACCAGTTGGCTGCTTTCATCGGCGAATTCAGCAGATGAAAAAACGTCGGCTCCGTCCAAATCCGGTGCAGTTTGTCAATCTGCCCTTCCGTAAATCCCAAACTCACCAGCGTATAGGTCAGCCGCAAAAATAAAAATACAAAAAGACGTATAAACAAATAAAACAGCGTTCCCAAAATCAGCTCCACCACGGTATAAAACAGCATCCAAAGCGGCTGATTGATAACATAACTGAACGCCCTTCCGATCGAATCCAGACCGGTGGTCTTCTCATACGCTACCGCCGGAAACAGCAGCCCCCCGCCTGTCAGCATCGCCAGCAGAAGAATCGACAT
This portion of the Anaerohalosphaeraceae bacterium genome encodes:
- a CDS encoding nucleoside-diphosphate sugar epimerase/dehydratase; its protein translation is MTEQTVDSQPMKPGKLDKTSTNGGWKAFLLFYRKPLIILAHVVVFVGALTLAFLFAFNMQLLRRWAVYPFPVLLAVVLPVKLLVFGRFDQYRGWWRYVGMSDLIQIAKASLVSTVILMVLWYSYGWFGDSFVPASSVEAVQKKVRLLETQLSEALTSEETLHLRQHYYNLKGLENLLSVSRISVLRRESQSLPVNSQERLRLELEIERCLEFQKTIEGVIMLDLFTTIMLLSGLRMLIRLYHEEFFAESRKALRRFLIVGAGDAGEALLREMMRHKDTPYQVIGFVDDDPLKYRMKIHGVPVLETIEQLPQICQKYSVDEIAIAIPSATPKQMRRVVQICQGTKLRFSTVPSITDIASGKLRVSQIRDVDINDLLGREEVKLDIDGIRRFLTGKTILVTGAGGSIGSEMCRQVCGFGPKCLLLVEQAENPLFFIEGELRKTYPNVPLETLICDITDRVRVDQIFDRFRPEVVIHAAAHKHVPLMEINPGEAIKNNVIGTMNVADASDRVGSEHFVMISTDKAVNPTSIMGSSKRIAEMYIQDLNNTSKTHFVTVRFGNVLGSNGSVVPIFKKQIAEGGPVTVTHPEMRRYFMTIPEASQLVLQAAAIGKGGEIFVLDMGEPVKIVDLARDLITLSGFRPGEDIEIVFTGLRPGEKLFEELSIAGEDMIPTVHPKIAVWKNIPKDRQFLRTHIQKLIEAAYAQDRQKIVEIIKILIPQYMGSPAAPAHSK